One Paenibacillus sp. J23TS9 DNA segment encodes these proteins:
- a CDS encoding glycoside hydrolase family 38 C-terminal domain-containing protein → MSEKKEILFHAEKLLNKRDQYMITKVSPIDFSGFTTKEQLFIHEMNGRPFQSIVPGQRWGEKWEYGWFHSTVVVPKEAEGKRIVAMLDFGSEATVYINGIVSGAKDLNHHYVTLSRSAKTGEQFDIVAEAYAGHTDSRPMFGESQLCIFEEDVYQFFIDLECLYDLRSHLDAKSLRVAEIDRCLTQVFATVDLTLRQEGLGENVKQCRKIMEPLLSCVNGSTAPTLYLMGQSHLDVAWLWPIAETKRKIARTMSNQLALMDEYPEYTYTQSQPYLFQLVKRLYPELYERIKQAVKEGRIIPEGSMWVEPDTNLPGGESLIRQVLHGKRFFKEEFGVDNEMLWLPDVFGYSGNLPQIMKGCGIKYFASTKLFGTYDNIADPFPHNTFMWEGIDGSQILTHLMNYGDYYPIRINPSFLIHQWSDRVQLEGISTRLTQFGHGDGGGGSNRDDLEFMRRLGNLEGVPKTKHGSPIEFFEDQIEKGIPDAKYVGELYYPAHRGTYTTQAIIKKLNRKAEIGFREVELWGAAAELLHYRTYPHEELDRLWKVLLLHQFHDILPGSSIHRVHEEAQLELKELNQRVYDMASDVRNALTDDDVSRVTVFNSLSWPRKELVALPAGVNGIASENGAAMPVQLHEGIRYAEVETPSIGWSTYKTVPEAANHPAVPAVMATESHMENEWIALEMNEQGELTRIFDKETGTEWAADRCNAMRMYRDQNSDFDAWEIDRRYRLAPVELNASSKVSVTANGPLFANIRVERELNQSTMVQDIRLRAGSRRVEFHTTIHWREKNKLLKVDFPVRVHTNESLQEIQFGYVKRPNHASRPHDADRYEVVQHKWSALAEANRGFALLNDCKYGISVNDNTMSLTLLRAPTWPDETSDQGVHHFTYGFTFWNGAFLDSPVVQEAYELNYPVSLVPGGSQAAEPLISVDQANVIAETVKLAEDGSGDWIVRLYESKGASIACELRAGLPAAAVHETDMLEEKMVELPHEGGKVLLQFRPFEVKTIRLQVERKE, encoded by the coding sequence ATGAGTGAAAAAAAAGAGATTTTATTCCATGCCGAAAAGCTGCTGAATAAAAGAGATCAATATATGATAACGAAGGTTTCTCCAATCGATTTTTCCGGTTTTACGACAAAGGAACAGCTGTTTATCCATGAAATGAACGGGCGACCGTTCCAGAGCATCGTTCCGGGTCAACGGTGGGGAGAGAAATGGGAATACGGCTGGTTTCATTCGACTGTCGTCGTCCCCAAGGAAGCCGAAGGCAAACGGATTGTGGCCATGCTAGACTTTGGATCCGAAGCGACCGTCTATATTAACGGTATCGTGAGCGGTGCTAAGGATCTCAACCATCATTACGTGACTTTATCCCGTTCAGCGAAAACCGGCGAGCAATTCGACATTGTCGCAGAAGCGTATGCGGGTCATACGGATTCCCGGCCGATGTTCGGAGAGTCACAGCTTTGCATTTTTGAAGAGGACGTGTACCAATTTTTCATCGATTTGGAATGCTTGTACGATCTTCGCAGCCATCTCGATGCCAAATCCCTCCGTGTTGCGGAAATTGACCGCTGCCTGACCCAAGTATTTGCGACGGTCGACCTGACCTTGCGCCAGGAAGGGTTGGGAGAGAACGTAAAGCAGTGCCGAAAGATCATGGAGCCGCTCCTTTCCTGCGTGAACGGTTCGACGGCGCCTACTCTGTACCTGATGGGACAGTCCCATCTGGATGTCGCCTGGCTGTGGCCGATCGCGGAGACGAAGCGGAAGATTGCGCGGACCATGTCCAATCAGCTTGCGCTCATGGACGAATATCCGGAATACACGTACACCCAGAGTCAACCGTATTTGTTCCAGCTGGTCAAGAGGCTGTATCCGGAGCTGTACGAGCGCATCAAACAGGCGGTGAAGGAAGGCAGAATTATTCCTGAAGGCTCCATGTGGGTGGAGCCTGATACGAATCTGCCCGGCGGCGAGAGCCTGATTCGCCAGGTGCTGCACGGCAAGCGCTTCTTTAAGGAAGAATTCGGCGTGGACAACGAAATGCTGTGGCTGCCTGACGTATTCGGCTATTCCGGGAACCTGCCGCAAATCATGAAGGGCTGCGGGATCAAATATTTCGCGTCTACAAAATTGTTCGGTACTTACGACAATATCGCAGATCCGTTCCCGCATAATACGTTTATGTGGGAAGGGATCGACGGTTCGCAAATTTTGACGCATCTGATGAATTACGGCGACTACTACCCGATCCGGATCAATCCGTCATTCTTAATCCATCAGTGGAGCGACCGCGTCCAGCTGGAAGGAATCTCTACGCGGCTTACCCAGTTCGGACACGGAGACGGAGGCGGCGGCTCCAACCGCGACGATCTCGAGTTTATGCGCAGACTCGGTAATTTGGAGGGCGTTCCCAAAACGAAGCATGGCTCGCCGATCGAATTTTTCGAGGATCAGATCGAAAAGGGCATCCCGGATGCCAAATACGTGGGAGAGCTCTATTATCCCGCTCACCGCGGGACCTATACGACGCAAGCCATCATTAAAAAGCTGAACCGGAAGGCGGAAATCGGTTTCCGCGAGGTGGAGCTTTGGGGAGCAGCAGCGGAGCTGCTGCATTACCGGACATATCCTCACGAGGAGCTGGACCGTTTATGGAAGGTTCTGCTGCTGCACCAATTCCATGATATCCTGCCAGGCTCATCCATCCATCGTGTCCATGAAGAGGCGCAGCTTGAGCTGAAGGAATTGAATCAGCGCGTGTACGACATGGCTTCGGACGTAAGAAATGCGCTGACAGATGACGATGTCTCCCGCGTTACCGTCTTTAACTCGCTGTCCTGGCCAAGAAAGGAACTGGTCGCATTGCCGGCTGGCGTCAATGGAATTGCAAGCGAGAATGGCGCGGCCATGCCGGTGCAGCTGCACGAAGGTATCCGCTATGCCGAGGTGGAGACGCCTTCAATAGGCTGGTCGACGTATAAGACGGTACCAGAAGCGGCGAATCACCCTGCCGTGCCCGCCGTCATGGCAACGGAATCGCATATGGAGAACGAATGGATTGCGCTCGAAATGAACGAACAAGGCGAGCTTACCCGTATATTCGACAAAGAGACCGGAACGGAATGGGCGGCGGACCGCTGCAACGCCATGCGGATGTACCGGGATCAAAATTCGGATTTCGATGCATGGGAGATCGATCGGCGCTATCGCTTGGCACCTGTCGAGCTGAACGCAAGCTCCAAGGTATCCGTCACCGCGAACGGTCCGCTCTTCGCGAATATCCGGGTCGAGCGCGAATTGAACCAATCGACCATGGTTCAGGATATCCGTCTGCGTGCCGGCAGCCGCCGGGTGGAATTTCACACGACGATTCACTGGCGTGAGAAGAATAAGCTGCTGAAAGTCGATTTCCCGGTCCGCGTTCATACGAACGAATCGCTGCAGGAAATTCAGTTTGGTTACGTGAAGAGACCGAACCATGCTTCGCGTCCGCATGATGCGGACCGTTACGAAGTGGTTCAGCATAAGTGGTCTGCGCTTGCGGAAGCGAACCGCGGCTTCGCGCTGCTGAACGACTGCAAATACGGCATTTCCGTCAACGATAACACGATGAGCTTAACGCTGCTACGGGCTCCGACATGGCCGGATGAAACTTCAGACCAAGGGGTGCACCATTTTACTTACGGATTTACGTTCTGGAATGGCGCTTTCCTGGACAGTCCTGTTGTGCAGGAAGCCTACGAGCTGAACTATCCTGTCAGCCTCGTGCCTGGAGGAAGCCAGGCGGCGGAGCCGCTGATCAGCGTAGATCAAGCCAATGTGATCGCG
- a CDS encoding extracellular solute-binding protein — MNKLAKMLVLGLAVLMVLSACSNKSENSDAKEDTQEVMHFSVTLPASGVDNPNSLVGKEWHRRMEAYMGKKVEIKYNYIPSSEYDEKVKLTIASDDLTDFFVTPLFYDTTEMAAQGQLLELTQYKDLMPNYMNYISKVKNGMKRVTDADGKMYTFRETSTPRFPEDRGMLIQNTSAYRYDVFKANNIKIPETLDEFYEAAKKLKELYPDKYPVATKWNSLRSLFSANHIRDEIFWDGEKYVYGVLEDGYKDALQFANKLYAEKLLDPEYTIDTDDTLKRKALNGDNLMWLTQWFTTPAEYTRTANDGKIYAVSLYPDNPKYGKAWQEVVNGNTPDLGWAVYGVSSKVKNPEELIKFIDYQYSDEMIRLITWGIEGTTYTVGEDGVPTFVDSLKTAKDPWLEGDKYGMRASRNYNPGLQMVSDARAFVDFAATDYTVFNGKYEEVPIEKSPFLTSLPMPKNDYVPSWLSEPSIQLTGNESQRISEIMNPVKTFVTEEQAKFVAGKNSFDNWQAFINKLKKMGDIDEVLKIYNDAAQRATANE; from the coding sequence ATGAATAAACTGGCAAAAATGTTGGTCCTTGGGCTGGCCGTGCTGATGGTTTTGTCCGCATGTTCGAACAAGTCCGAAAATTCCGATGCCAAGGAAGATACTCAGGAAGTGATGCACTTCTCGGTCACGCTGCCCGCGAGCGGCGTGGATAATCCGAATAGTCTGGTAGGCAAGGAATGGCACAGACGCATGGAAGCTTACATGGGCAAGAAGGTAGAAATCAAATATAACTATATTCCGTCCTCTGAGTATGACGAGAAGGTTAAGCTCACGATCGCAAGCGACGATCTGACGGACTTCTTCGTGACGCCATTATTCTATGATACGACCGAAATGGCCGCGCAAGGCCAGCTTCTCGAGTTAACCCAATATAAAGATCTAATGCCGAACTATATGAACTACATCAGCAAGGTCAAGAACGGAATGAAGCGGGTAACGGATGCCGACGGCAAGATGTACACCTTTAGAGAAACCTCCACGCCCCGGTTCCCCGAGGATCGCGGTATGCTCATCCAGAATACGTCGGCTTACCGCTATGACGTGTTTAAGGCCAATAACATCAAAATTCCGGAAACGCTCGATGAATTTTATGAAGCCGCCAAGAAGCTTAAAGAGCTCTATCCGGACAAATATCCCGTCGCAACCAAATGGAACAGCCTGAGATCCCTGTTCTCCGCGAACCACATCCGGGACGAAATCTTCTGGGATGGGGAGAAATACGTATACGGAGTGTTGGAAGACGGATATAAAGACGCGCTCCAATTCGCGAATAAGCTGTATGCGGAGAAGCTGTTAGATCCGGAGTATACGATTGATACGGACGATACGCTGAAAAGAAAAGCGTTGAACGGCGACAACCTGATGTGGCTGACGCAGTGGTTTACGACGCCGGCGGAGTACACCAGAACGGCTAACGACGGCAAGATTTACGCGGTTTCGCTGTATCCGGACAATCCGAAATACGGAAAGGCCTGGCAGGAGGTTGTGAACGGCAATACTCCTGACTTAGGCTGGGCAGTTTACGGCGTAAGCTCAAAAGTGAAAAATCCTGAAGAATTGATCAAATTCATCGATTATCAATATTCGGATGAAATGATCCGGCTCATTACCTGGGGAATCGAGGGCACGACCTATACGGTCGGAGAAGACGGCGTTCCAACCTTTGTCGACTCGCTCAAAACGGCCAAGGATCCATGGCTTGAGGGCGATAAATACGGCATGCGCGCAAGCCGAAACTATAACCCCGGCCTGCAGATGGTGAGCGACGCAAGAGCGTTCGTAGATTTTGCCGCGACAGACTATACGGTATTTAACGGCAAATATGAAGAGGTGCCGATTGAGAAATCGCCATTCCTGACGAGTCTACCCATGCCCAAGAATGACTATGTCCCTTCCTGGCTTAGCGAGCCGTCGATTCAGCTTACGGGTAACGAAAGCCAGCGGATCTCGGAGATCATGAACCCGGTGAAGACGTTCGTGACGGAAGAACAGGCCAAATTCGTGGCAGGCAAGAACAGCTTCGATAACTGGCAGGCCTTCATCAATAAGCTCAAAAAAATGGGCGACATCGATGAAGTGCTGAAAATTTATAACGATGCTGCGCAAAGAGCCACGGCAAATGAATAG